ACTGTTTTCCAGGTAGGTGTTTTTCCGAAACAAACCATGCCCAAACCTTTGGCAAAGTCTGTAAGGATAAATCAGAACTGAAAACTTCAGAAATTGTACTCTAGACTTGATACTTCTTGTTAGCAGCTTACAACCGGTGCTCGAGTATTAAAATCTCTTAATCATTACTGATCAAGTAACATTCTTACTAGCACTAGTTGTCAAAATTCATTTTGGGGTGAATTTAGAGGGAAAGTATATCTGTGATCAATACACAACTTCTCAAACTAAATTATTTAATGAGTTGTAGTTTAAACTTCAAAAGAGAATCATACAATAACAAACGCAAGTTTCAATACTTTGAGTACATCTGCTCTTACTCTAGGGTTTTTATTATACTACTAAACTTTGTAACCACAAATCGAGTTCATCTTTATGCAGATTTCCCGGAAACAGCTCCAGCAGATGTCAGCAGGGGTACCAGCTTACCCTGGCCTTGCAAGTTCATGGTTGCTGCATAGAAGAAGGATCAAGAAAACAATTCAATAAACTATATGAAATGAAACCCAGTGAGGCAATGATTAAGAAACTTGTGTagatgtagaaaaaaaaatatcaaaatcttACAGTCACAGCCACCAATGTGGTTTCCGCCAATAAAAACATTTGGCACAGTCCTCTGACCAGTCCACTCGGCTAATGCTCCTTGGATCTCACTTCCATCAGCTGCATAATGTCAAACCGTTCACGTTATTCACTTAATTTTCACATAGAAATCATGGAAAGAATTACAAAAGCAATAAAATATAGCAGGGTGGAACCATATTAACATAGGGAAATCAAATTACTAGTGAATCCGACACATTTTATGCATAGATTCTAATATTACTAAGTGGAAgttataaattatttgattgtttAGAAAAACAACTTGAGCTATAATATTTTACGAAAAATCAACCTGTGATCCAGCACAGGTAGGTAACTAATGGTCATATTTGCCAAGTTCATTCCACAGACCAATAGTGTCTAAAAATGAACACCATACAAAGCCTTTAAGTAGTAGTTACAAGAAAGAAGAATGACAATGATATCAAATAACTTCAACATCCCTAAACCatatatgatatttctagcagAATACAATACCAATTTGATAACATCTTGCAGGGAGAAAACAGTAACT
This genomic interval from Trifolium pratense cultivar HEN17-A07 linkage group LG6, ARS_RC_1.1, whole genome shotgun sequence contains the following:
- the LOC123888880 gene encoding glutaredoxin-C2-like, translated to MALPKAKELVSSNPVVVFSKSYCPFCVQVKNLFTSLGATFKAIELDNESDGSEIQGALAEWTGQRTVPNVFIGGNHIGGCDSTMNLQGQGKLVPLLTSAGAVSGKSA